The following proteins are encoded in a genomic region of Lactiplantibacillus plantarum:
- the walK gene encoding cell wall metabolism sensor histidine kinase WalK: MLRFKRKNFFKTINFKIALVFALLLLITLEIVGAIFVKQLESKNIQDFKQSVQIPTYIDNSLSEQLTVSSTRKANGQIKTILSNYNNTNVDEIQVVDSKGTIRGTSDVNDQSVVGQKTTDRNVKNAIYNNRTYTKSTYDTQNNGRYYVSIVPLYSSNSAGNSSQLVGVLYVRANMKSVYSTINNIMGIFVIASLAAMVLGLGIAIIIARAITRPIEEMKQQTQRIARGDYAGQVRVYSDDELGQLAKAINNLSIRVEESQESTEAERRRLDSVLSHMSDGVIATDRRGNITIINETASDFMDVTAEKAIGNSILDILKIRDDYSLRDLIENQDELMLDFSSNERDLILNAYFSLIQRESGFISGLVCVLHDVTEQQKIDNDRKQFVSNVSHELRTPLTSLRSYIEALSDGAWKDPEVAPGFLKVTQEETDRMIRMINELLSLSRMDSGTTRVDMELVNINEMFNYVLDRFDMILKKDDNPAKYYTIKREFTKRDLWVEIDTDKFTQVLDNIMNNAIKYSPDGGVVTCRLLETHNQVIISISDQGLGIPRADLGHVFDRFFRVDKARSRAQGGTGLGLAISKEVVQMLGGRIWVDSVEGKGSTFYISLPYEPYEEEDLWDDDSQA, translated from the coding sequence GTGTTGAGATTTAAACGGAAAAATTTTTTTAAAACAATTAATTTCAAAATTGCGCTCGTGTTTGCCCTTCTATTATTGATTACGTTGGAAATCGTGGGTGCAATCTTTGTGAAACAGTTGGAATCAAAGAACATCCAGGATTTTAAACAGTCGGTGCAAATTCCAACTTATATTGATAATTCGTTGTCCGAACAATTGACCGTCAGCAGTACGCGCAAGGCCAACGGCCAAATCAAGACGATTTTGTCGAACTACAACAATACGAATGTTGATGAAATCCAAGTTGTTGACAGCAAAGGAACAATTCGTGGGACGAGTGATGTTAATGATCAGTCAGTAGTTGGACAAAAAACGACCGATCGAAACGTCAAGAATGCAATCTATAATAATCGAACTTACACTAAAAGTACCTATGACACTCAGAATAATGGACGCTACTACGTTTCAATCGTGCCGCTATATAGCTCCAATTCAGCGGGTAATAGCAGTCAGTTAGTTGGGGTACTGTATGTACGGGCAAATATGAAGTCTGTCTACAGTACGATTAACAACATTATGGGAATCTTTGTGATTGCGTCACTTGCTGCGATGGTCTTGGGACTGGGAATTGCAATCATTATTGCCCGGGCAATAACTCGTCCAATCGAAGAAATGAAGCAGCAGACGCAACGAATTGCCCGTGGTGATTATGCGGGGCAAGTCCGAGTTTATAGCGATGATGAGTTGGGCCAGTTGGCTAAAGCCATTAATAACTTGTCGATTCGAGTGGAAGAATCGCAAGAGTCGACAGAAGCTGAGCGACGCCGGTTGGATAGTGTGCTCTCACACATGAGTGATGGCGTGATTGCCACGGATCGCCGGGGTAATATTACCATCATCAATGAAACAGCCTCGGACTTTATGGACGTTACGGCCGAAAAGGCAATCGGTAACTCGATTTTAGATATTTTAAAAATCCGTGATGATTATTCATTGCGTGATTTGATTGAAAATCAAGATGAATTGATGCTTGATTTTTCTTCGAACGAGCGTGACCTAATCTTGAATGCCTACTTCTCGTTAATTCAACGGGAGTCTGGGTTTATTAGTGGGTTAGTCTGTGTGCTCCACGATGTCACGGAACAACAAAAGATTGATAATGACCGGAAACAATTTGTTTCGAACGTGTCTCATGAATTACGGACACCACTGACTAGTTTGCGGAGTTATATTGAAGCACTGAGTGATGGTGCGTGGAAGGATCCTGAAGTGGCCCCAGGATTTTTGAAGGTCACTCAAGAAGAAACCGATCGTATGATTCGAATGATCAATGAACTCTTAAGTCTATCACGGATGGACTCAGGGACCACCCGGGTCGATATGGAATTGGTCAATATTAATGAGATGTTCAATTACGTGCTTGATCGGTTTGATATGATCTTAAAGAAGGATGATAATCCAGCTAAGTATTACACTATTAAGCGCGAGTTTACCAAGCGTGATCTGTGGGTTGAAATTGATACCGATAAATTCACTCAAGTATTGGATAACATTATGAATAATGCGATCAAGTATTCACCTGATGGCGGTGTCGTGACTTGTCGGCTGTTAGAGACGCATAACCAAGTGATCATTAGTATTAGTGATCAGGGCTTGGGTATCCCACGGGCCGACTTAGGACACGTCTTTGACCGATTCTTCCGAGTCGACAAGGCGCGGTCACGGGCCCAAGGTGGGACGGGCCTCGGTTTGGCAATTTCAAAAGAAGTTGTTCAGATGCTCGGCGGTCGTATTTGGGTTGATAGTGTTGAAGGTAAGGGGTCTACGTTCTATATCTCCTTGCCATACGAACCTTATGAGGAGGAGGACCTTTGGGATGACGACTCACAAGCTTAG
- the yycF gene encoding response regulator YycF — protein MKKILVVDDEKPISDIMKFNLTKEGYEVHVAADGEEALQKVDEVHPDLILLDLMLPKMDGLEVARQVRKNYDMPIIMVTAKDSELDKVLGLELGADDYVTKPFSNRELVARVKANLRRQGAPSAQPAEVEENSDIEIGDLVIHPEAYMVSKRGENIELTHREFELLHYLAQHIGQVMTREHLLQTVWGYDYFGDVRTVDVTVRRLREKVEDNPSHPKWLVTRRGVGYYLRNPENE, from the coding sequence ATGAAAAAAATCTTAGTAGTTGATGATGAAAAGCCCATCTCTGATATCATGAAATTTAATCTGACCAAAGAAGGCTATGAAGTTCACGTTGCAGCTGACGGAGAGGAAGCCTTACAAAAAGTGGATGAAGTCCACCCTGATTTGATTTTGTTAGATTTGATGTTGCCTAAGATGGATGGCTTGGAAGTTGCTCGACAAGTACGGAAGAACTATGATATGCCAATTATCATGGTAACGGCAAAGGACTCTGAATTAGACAAGGTGTTGGGCTTGGAACTGGGCGCGGACGACTATGTGACCAAACCGTTCTCAAACCGGGAACTCGTGGCTCGAGTCAAAGCAAATCTACGGCGGCAAGGTGCACCAAGTGCTCAACCAGCTGAAGTTGAAGAAAATTCAGACATTGAAATTGGCGATCTGGTGATTCATCCAGAAGCTTATATGGTTTCCAAACGCGGTGAAAACATCGAATTAACGCACCGTGAATTTGAACTGTTACATTACTTAGCCCAACATATCGGCCAAGTCATGACGCGGGAACACTTGTTGCAGACGGTCTGGGGCTATGATTACTTTGGTGATGTCCGGACAGTTGATGTGACCGTGCGGCGGTTACGTGAAAAAGTTGAAGATAACCCGAGTCATCCAAAATGGCTGGTGACGCGGCGGGGCGTGGGTTACTATCTCCGCAATCCTGAAAATGAGTAG
- a CDS encoding cold-shock protein encodes MKNGTVKWFNADKGFGFITGEDGTDVFVHFSAIQTDGFKTLDEGQKVTYDEEQGDRGPQATNVQPQ; translated from the coding sequence ATGAAGAATGGTACAGTAAAATGGTTCAATGCGGATAAAGGGTTTGGTTTTATTACGGGTGAAGACGGTACCGATGTCTTTGTTCATTTTTCAGCGATTCAAACTGATGGCTTTAAAACCTTAGATGAAGGTCAAAAAGTAACTTATGATGAAGAACAGGGCGATCGTGGCCCCCAAGCAACGAACGTTCAACCACAATAG
- a CDS encoding pyridoxamine 5'-phosphate oxidase family protein — protein sequence MQHTTRQAALHMIQTAPVFTLATVDADGFPTMVALSPLPIKRSLEELYFYTSRQTSTTQNIQNWRQASLFYYQLSDYASIMLRGKLSLVGTNVFEQDWRAELTDFQQQLNYKDPVILRFQTSSIKIRQMMTIDHLELVDQPTDGPAHLD from the coding sequence ATGCAACACACGACTCGTCAGGCAGCCCTACATATGATCCAAACCGCCCCCGTCTTCACGTTAGCAACTGTTGATGCGGACGGCTTTCCGACCATGGTAGCGCTCAGTCCCTTACCTATCAAACGGAGCCTAGAAGAACTTTACTTCTATACTAGTCGTCAAACTTCAACAACGCAGAACATTCAAAACTGGCGTCAAGCGAGTTTATTCTATTACCAACTGTCAGACTATGCGTCAATTATGCTTCGGGGAAAACTCTCATTAGTCGGTACCAACGTTTTTGAACAAGATTGGCGGGCTGAACTAACGGACTTTCAGCAGCAACTAAATTACAAAGACCCCGTCATTCTCAGGTTTCAGACAAGTTCAATCAAGATTCGCCAGATGATGACGATCGACCATCTCGAACTCGTTGATCAGCCCACTGACGGCCCCGCTCACTTAGATTAG
- a CDS encoding glycoside hydrolase family 65 protein encodes MKLIRLRIENDAMDIAYHPVSGQAATAHYLIAYNSDQTIGENLENIKVRLAGLQFDAAILENGLSYPFSDTIVGVNYDRIDVGLALTNLLNIPVVSQAAVDQLGLVAAVKAKSAYLKWHLDYYGQYHGVRNNGQEAMLTIGNGYFGLRGAFLESHADKDNYPGTYVAGVYDQTTTTVHDHQVKNEDLVNLPNAQFMTFGIDHQTPFTLNEHDLQDAYRSLDLKTGLLTTTKLIQLASGHQLRIRSQKVANMRDWHRYSIRYQVTPLNFAGSLQIYTEIDGSVVNSNVSRYNVFDQHHLKTMGIETAANTVYLSGQTKSSHINYTIGAKLTSPDVPAIENFNSTQQPQGVQQTVSLAVEAGKTYTFDKNVVIATSNDHSDPQLTHVQAELDQSSFDNTVTTSKDYWEATWRATDIKIRGDITSQRLLRVNIYHSFVSAAAIESGQLDASVGARGLHGEAYRGHVFWDEMFILPFYTLHRPELAKQLLAYRYRRLPMARKNAEAEGYAGAMYPWQSASKGDEQSQFTHLNPITKTWDPDNSRLQRHVSLDIAYNVWFYYHVTQDRDFLTHYGMEMLLSIAAFWISKADYDQANGRYNISGVMGPDEFHENYPNSTTAGLKNNAYTNIMVAWLFDTITTLRAQMPQAAFQAAAQAAQFDSTAEQALTTISHQLTLEINRRGIIAQFEGYFNLPTLDFQAYRQKYGDIARMDRILKAESKTPDAYQVAKQADALMAFYNFDVTTVQKIIEKMGYQLPKEYLTHNIQYYLARTTHGSTLSRIVYAVLNQLDDNDDDAWKLFSEALASDYYDIQGGTTAEGIHLGVMCATLNLTTRNFGGVNPLGAHLQVSPRLPEHWQTLKFKHLFRGVHYVFVIDHQRVTVTADQPSTIMIGKQHCQLQAKKPLSVTYTD; translated from the coding sequence ATGAAACTTATTAGATTGCGAATTGAAAATGACGCGATGGATATCGCTTATCATCCAGTATCGGGGCAAGCCGCAACGGCCCATTACCTGATTGCCTATAATTCTGACCAAACAATTGGTGAAAATCTAGAGAACATCAAGGTTCGCTTAGCCGGACTTCAATTCGATGCTGCTATTCTTGAAAACGGACTGTCCTATCCATTCTCAGACACAATCGTCGGTGTCAACTATGATCGCATTGATGTCGGGCTAGCTTTGACTAATTTGCTTAATATCCCAGTCGTTAGCCAAGCTGCCGTTGATCAACTTGGACTAGTAGCCGCAGTTAAAGCTAAAAGTGCCTATTTAAAATGGCATTTGGATTACTACGGCCAATACCACGGTGTCCGTAATAATGGTCAAGAAGCCATGTTGACCATTGGTAACGGTTATTTTGGTCTACGGGGCGCCTTTTTGGAAAGTCACGCCGACAAGGACAATTATCCTGGGACATACGTTGCCGGGGTCTATGATCAAACCACCACGACTGTTCATGACCACCAAGTGAAGAATGAAGATTTAGTCAATTTACCGAACGCTCAGTTCATGACTTTCGGTATTGATCATCAGACTCCCTTTACACTCAACGAACATGATTTACAAGATGCTTATCGGAGCCTTGATTTGAAAACGGGACTCTTGACGACCACTAAATTGATTCAGCTCGCTTCCGGACATCAACTCAGAATCCGGTCGCAGAAAGTCGCCAACATGCGTGATTGGCACCGTTACAGCATTCGTTACCAAGTCACCCCACTCAACTTTGCGGGTAGTCTACAAATCTATACCGAAATCGACGGTAGCGTCGTGAATAGCAACGTTAGCCGCTATAACGTCTTCGATCAGCATCATCTGAAGACTATGGGCATCGAAACGGCTGCTAATACCGTCTACCTTTCTGGTCAGACCAAATCATCACATATCAATTACACGATTGGGGCCAAACTAACTAGCCCAGACGTTCCTGCAATTGAGAACTTTAATAGCACGCAACAACCTCAGGGCGTTCAGCAAACCGTTTCACTGGCGGTAGAAGCTGGTAAAACGTATACCTTCGATAAGAACGTCGTCATTGCAACTAGTAATGACCATAGTGATCCCCAGTTGACCCACGTCCAAGCCGAGCTCGACCAGTCCAGTTTTGACAATACGGTAACCACTAGCAAGGACTATTGGGAAGCGACTTGGCGCGCCACAGATATTAAGATCCGTGGCGATATTACAAGCCAACGCTTACTGCGCGTCAATATTTACCACAGTTTCGTTTCCGCTGCCGCAATTGAAAGCGGCCAATTAGACGCTTCCGTTGGTGCTCGGGGGCTCCACGGAGAAGCTTACCGGGGACACGTCTTTTGGGACGAAATGTTCATTTTACCATTCTACACGTTGCACCGACCGGAACTAGCCAAACAACTCTTAGCTTATCGTTACCGGCGACTACCAATGGCGCGTAAAAATGCCGAAGCAGAAGGCTATGCGGGAGCCATGTACCCCTGGCAATCAGCATCCAAGGGTGATGAACAATCTCAATTCACTCACTTAAATCCCATTACTAAAACCTGGGATCCAGATAATAGCCGGCTCCAGCGACACGTCTCGTTAGATATTGCCTACAACGTCTGGTTTTACTACCACGTTACTCAGGACCGTGATTTCTTAACTCATTATGGTATGGAAATGTTGCTATCGATCGCAGCCTTTTGGATCAGTAAAGCAGATTATGACCAAGCTAATGGCCGTTATAACATTAGTGGGGTCATGGGACCAGATGAATTCCATGAAAACTATCCAAACAGCACGACCGCTGGATTGAAGAATAACGCCTATACCAATATCATGGTTGCGTGGCTCTTTGACACGATTACCACGCTTCGGGCGCAGATGCCCCAAGCTGCTTTTCAAGCGGCAGCTCAGGCCGCACAATTTGACTCAACGGCTGAGCAAGCGTTAACGACGATCAGTCATCAATTAACACTTGAAATCAACCGTCGGGGAATCATTGCTCAATTTGAGGGGTACTTCAACCTACCGACGCTTGACTTTCAAGCTTACCGGCAAAAGTACGGTGACATCGCCCGGATGGACCGGATCTTGAAAGCAGAGTCTAAGACACCCGATGCTTACCAAGTGGCCAAACAAGCAGACGCCTTGATGGCCTTTTATAACTTCGATGTCACAACTGTTCAGAAGATTATTGAAAAAATGGGATATCAACTTCCTAAAGAGTATCTGACCCATAACATTCAATACTATTTAGCGCGCACAACGCATGGTTCCACTCTCTCGCGGATCGTTTACGCCGTTTTGAATCAGCTTGACGATAATGACGATGACGCCTGGAAGCTTTTCTCAGAGGCCCTCGCATCCGACTATTACGACATTCAAGGTGGGACGACCGCTGAAGGGATTCACCTCGGCGTCATGTGTGCGACCTTAAACCTGACGACACGGAACTTTGGCGGGGTCAATCCACTAGGTGCCCACTTACAGGTGAGCCCACGGCTACCTGAACACTGGCAAACATTGAAATTCAAGCATCTCTTTCGGGGTGTTCACTATGTTTTCGTTATCGATCATCAACGGGTAACCGTCACTGCGGACCAACCCAGCACGATTATGATTGGAAAACAGCATTGCCAATTACAAGCTAAGAAACCACTTTCCGTCACTTATACCGATTAA
- the pgmB gene encoding beta-phosphoglucomutase — protein sequence MVKFAAIKGFVFDLDGVITDTSTFHSQAWHQIADKVGVSWNDQLADALKGISRMDSLNLILAQGHRENDFTPAQKQALATEKNTNYLQLVNQMTPANILPGITAFLTELTTAGYALSLASASKNAPLVLRKLGLSDYFTKAVDPASLKHGKPDPEIFRRGAEILGLNPADCIGVEDAAAGVQSIKGAGETAIGIGDPTVLAAADINFTDTTQLTLANIKAQLN from the coding sequence ATGGTTAAATTTGCAGCAATCAAGGGGTTTGTCTTTGACCTCGATGGCGTTATCACGGACACATCTACTTTTCATAGCCAAGCTTGGCACCAGATCGCCGATAAAGTCGGGGTCAGTTGGAATGATCAATTAGCTGACGCGCTCAAAGGTATCAGTCGGATGGATTCACTCAACCTCATTCTAGCTCAAGGGCACCGAGAAAATGACTTCACACCGGCCCAAAAACAAGCGCTAGCTACGGAAAAGAACACCAATTATTTGCAGCTCGTTAACCAAATGACCCCAGCCAACATTCTACCAGGCATCACCGCCTTTTTGACTGAATTAACAACGGCTGGCTACGCATTGTCACTCGCTTCAGCATCAAAAAATGCTCCGCTTGTGCTACGTAAACTCGGTCTTAGTGACTACTTTACGAAGGCCGTCGACCCCGCTAGTCTCAAACACGGTAAACCTGATCCCGAGATTTTTCGGCGCGGTGCTGAGATTTTAGGCCTTAATCCAGCTGACTGTATTGGTGTCGAGGACGCGGCGGCTGGCGTACAATCGATCAAAGGCGCTGGCGAAACTGCCATCGGTATTGGTGACCCGACCGTTTTAGCGGCGGCAGATATCAATTTTACCGATACGACTCAGCTCACACTCGCCAATATTAAGGCACAACTAAACTAA
- a CDS encoding Cof-type HAD-IIB family hydrolase yields the protein MYQAVVFFDLDGTLMQDDKTVAASSVRAIQQLRANHVLPVIATGRNVFEVQDVMTTTGIDSIVSANGSYVAYQGQFLSAHELDKELLTDITHFANRQQNALAYYNNAGFALSHRDALTTSNYRALRQTARVAPHFYEHQHINFLLTFDPLNAAQYRQRYRGRLHFVRNNPRALDTMQWGVSKAVGIQDILTKAHLTKVPTYAFGDQLNDIEMFRMIQTPIAMGNGHPQVKQLARYVTADNMHGGIAQGLQHFDLI from the coding sequence TTGTATCAAGCAGTAGTGTTTTTTGATTTGGATGGAACGTTAATGCAGGACGATAAGACGGTTGCGGCCAGCAGTGTGCGGGCAATCCAGCAATTACGAGCTAACCACGTCCTACCCGTCATTGCCACGGGTCGCAATGTATTCGAAGTTCAAGATGTGATGACAACGACGGGGATCGATTCAATCGTCAGTGCGAATGGGAGTTACGTCGCGTATCAAGGGCAGTTTTTGAGTGCGCACGAACTGGATAAGGAGCTTTTGACCGATATTACTCATTTTGCCAATCGCCAACAGAATGCGCTAGCTTATTATAATAACGCCGGTTTTGCGTTAAGCCATCGTGATGCATTGACAACCAGTAATTATCGGGCACTCAGACAGACGGCCCGGGTCGCACCGCACTTTTATGAACATCAACATATTAATTTCTTACTGACGTTTGATCCGTTGAATGCGGCGCAATATCGGCAGCGATATCGAGGCCGACTACATTTTGTTCGTAATAATCCGCGTGCGCTGGACACTATGCAATGGGGCGTCTCCAAGGCGGTTGGAATTCAGGATATCTTAACCAAGGCGCATTTAACTAAGGTACCGACCTATGCGTTTGGTGATCAATTAAATGATATTGAGATGTTCCGAATGATCCAGACACCGATTGCAATGGGCAATGGTCATCCGCAGGTCAAACAACTCGCGCGGTACGTGACCGCTGACAACATGCACGGCGGGATTGCCCAAGGATTGCAACATTTTGATTTGATTTGA
- a CDS encoding glycoside hydrolase family 13 protein has translation MQVTYNSFLPTYKTPFGAVTRQTPVQFTISVQTVTPVKQIDLCVAHDGQWDDEQALPLHPISPTMYTATFIPTQVGLYFYYFRIETATMTAYYGCVDGGYGGPGVQYVLREHVQMYQLTILKAVETLPQWYREGVAYQIFVDRFNNGNADGHVNAPKPNSFIYGQLTDRPLYVRDEHRAILRWDFYGGNLRGISAKIPYLQRLGVTIIYLTPIFEASSNHRYDTGDYLKIDPVVGDLTDFDNLVAAVHRAGMRLILDGVFNHVGVDSKYFNQAGHYPTVGATQSTTSPYYPWFTFIHYPHDYDSWWGIRDLPTVDKDDPTYRDFIFGKPDSVIDYWTQRGVDGWRLDVADELPDDFIAEIRRTLDRYPDKVLIGEVWEDASHKLAYGMRRHYLEGGGLQAVMNYPLRRLIIHVLNGTLTPAEWWRELMTLKENYPATTFRFNFNNIGSHDTPRILTMLAEDRQRLRLAVQLLLTLPGVPCLYYGDEALMMGGKDPDNRAFYPWQDADQAQVQFVADWANWRQRHPWLNTAHFVPFYLADYGIGYLYWQADQTVMVIVNVTTEPRTMTSHDLKLSGVPIKLAQAIQRCLVTQTLGGEQLRLIENFT, from the coding sequence ATGCAGGTAACGTATAACTCATTTTTACCCACGTATAAGACGCCCTTTGGTGCCGTGACCCGCCAGACACCCGTTCAATTCACAATCAGTGTTCAGACAGTAACGCCGGTTAAGCAGATTGATTTATGCGTGGCTCATGATGGTCAGTGGGATGATGAACAGGCCTTACCGTTACATCCAATCAGTCCCACAATGTATACGGCCACGTTTATACCGACCCAGGTTGGCCTGTACTTCTACTATTTTCGGATTGAAACGGCGACCATGACCGCTTATTATGGTTGCGTTGATGGTGGTTATGGTGGCCCGGGCGTTCAATACGTCTTGCGCGAGCATGTTCAAATGTATCAATTGACAATCTTGAAAGCAGTAGAAACATTGCCACAATGGTATCGTGAAGGGGTTGCTTATCAGATCTTTGTTGACCGCTTCAATAATGGCAACGCGGATGGCCACGTTAATGCGCCCAAGCCAAATAGCTTTATTTATGGTCAACTAACGGATCGCCCACTATACGTGCGTGATGAACACCGGGCGATTTTACGCTGGGATTTTTACGGTGGTAATTTGCGCGGTATTAGTGCTAAGATTCCATATTTACAGCGACTCGGTGTGACAATTATTTATCTGACGCCGATCTTTGAGGCCAGCAGTAATCATCGGTATGATACGGGTGACTATCTGAAGATTGATCCGGTCGTCGGCGATTTGACGGACTTTGATAACCTGGTCGCGGCCGTACACCGGGCCGGTATGCGACTGATCTTAGACGGTGTTTTTAACCATGTTGGTGTGGATTCTAAGTATTTCAATCAGGCGGGCCATTACCCGACGGTTGGGGCAACTCAGTCGACCACGAGTCCGTACTACCCGTGGTTCACATTCATTCATTATCCCCACGATTACGATAGCTGGTGGGGCATCCGTGATCTGCCGACAGTTGATAAAGACGATCCAACATACCGCGATTTTATCTTTGGTAAACCCGATTCGGTCATTGATTATTGGACGCAACGCGGTGTGGATGGCTGGCGCCTAGATGTCGCGGATGAGTTGCCAGACGATTTCATTGCTGAAATTCGACGGACCCTTGACCGTTATCCGGATAAGGTTTTGATCGGTGAAGTTTGGGAGGATGCCTCTCATAAATTAGCGTATGGGATGCGCCGGCACTACTTAGAGGGCGGCGGCTTACAGGCTGTCATGAATTATCCGCTCCGCCGCTTGATTATTCACGTTTTAAACGGCACGCTAACACCGGCCGAATGGTGGCGTGAACTAATGACCCTCAAGGAAAATTATCCCGCTACGACGTTTCGCTTTAACTTCAATAACATCGGTAGCCATGATACGCCCAGAATCCTGACTATGTTAGCCGAAGATCGCCAACGCCTACGTTTGGCCGTCCAACTACTCTTGACGCTTCCAGGTGTACCGTGCCTGTATTACGGTGATGAGGCGTTGATGATGGGGGGGAAAGACCCTGATAACCGTGCGTTTTATCCGTGGCAGGACGCAGATCAGGCGCAAGTTCAGTTTGTCGCTGACTGGGCGAATTGGCGTCAACGGCACCCGTGGTTAAACACAGCCCACTTTGTGCCGTTTTACTTGGCAGATTATGGCATTGGCTACCTTTATTGGCAGGCTGATCAGACCGTGATGGTGATTGTCAATGTGACTACTGAGCCGCGAACCATGACGAGTCACGATTTAAAGTTGAGTGGTGTGCCCATAAAATTAGCACAAGCGATTCAACGCTGCCTTGTGACGCAGACGCTGGGTGGTGAACAGTTGCGCCTTATTGAAAACTTTACCTAA